A portion of the Candidatus Omnitrophota bacterium genome contains these proteins:
- a CDS encoding 4Fe-4S binding protein yields the protein MKKLVILRRISQAAFLTLFIYILWSTTYPLKAAVSPSAFFRIDPLVIITTSVSERVLLPGLAASFAMLVLTLVFGRFFCGWVCPLGAAIDIAGARESLKKPENDKANTVVRKPKFFILGIIGFFAAAGLQLAWILDPIVIMARFVSLNLIPTVTLTLNSLFVILIRNLGMHGYVQDLYRSLKGTVLGIKVYYFSHSALIFLFFIVICALALLKRRLWCRSVCPLGALYALFARFALLGRTVKGCVECGICRADCRMGAIKEDTSYVKGECILCMDCVYNCPKHITRFGFSGPGGAEDPKPQDNAPGSGISRRQFMALALSSVFLTGFRFGKRLRPSYSNVIRPPAALKEEEFLDRCIRCGNCMKVCITNGLQPVLLKAGVEGIWTPELVPEMGYCEYQCTLCGNTCPTGAIPPLTVEKKRLVRLGTAEIDRSICIPWAEGKECIVCEEFCPVAQKAIKLKKEPSGASVVSKPYVSEDLCVGCGICQAKCPVRPARAIRVSPRNSDRT from the coding sequence ATGAAGAAGCTTGTAATATTAAGGAGGATATCCCAGGCGGCGTTCCTGACGCTCTTCATCTATATCCTGTGGTCGACCACCTATCCGCTTAAGGCAGCGGTCTCTCCGAGCGCGTTCTTCAGGATAGATCCGCTCGTTATCATTACGACCTCGGTCAGCGAAAGGGTGCTCCTCCCGGGGCTTGCCGCGTCATTCGCCATGCTCGTACTTACTCTGGTCTTTGGAAGGTTCTTCTGCGGATGGGTATGCCCTTTAGGGGCGGCCATAGATATTGCCGGAGCGCGCGAGAGCCTCAAGAAGCCGGAAAACGACAAGGCCAACACCGTCGTCAGAAAACCGAAATTTTTTATCCTTGGGATAATAGGTTTTTTTGCGGCCGCGGGATTGCAGCTGGCCTGGATACTCGATCCGATAGTCATTATGGCGAGGTTCGTATCGCTGAACCTGATCCCGACGGTGACGCTCACTTTAAATTCGCTGTTCGTTATCCTGATAAGAAATCTGGGCATGCATGGATATGTCCAGGACCTTTACCGCTCGCTAAAAGGGACAGTGCTCGGGATCAAGGTATATTACTTTTCGCATTCGGCCCTTATATTTTTATTCTTTATAGTTATCTGCGCCCTGGCGCTATTGAAACGCAGGCTGTGGTGCCGCTCGGTCTGTCCGCTCGGCGCGTTATACGCTCTCTTCGCGCGCTTCGCGCTCCTCGGCAGGACGGTGAAGGGCTGCGTCGAATGCGGTATATGTAGGGCAGATTGCAGGATGGGCGCGATAAAGGAAGACACGAGTTATGTTAAAGGTGAATGCATCCTTTGCATGGATTGCGTATATAACTGCCCCAAACATATTACGCGTTTTGGCTTTTCCGGCCCGGGCGGCGCGGAGGATCCGAAGCCGCAAGATAATGCGCCCGGCAGCGGCATATCGCGCAGGCAATTCATGGCGCTGGCCTTATCGTCCGTATTCCTGACGGGGTTCCGGTTTGGAAAGAGGCTCAGGCCCTCGTACTCCAATGTCATAAGGCCTCCGGCAGCTCTTAAAGAGGAGGAGTTTCTCGACAGGTGCATCCGCTGCGGCAATTGCATGAAGGTATGCATAACGAACGGCCTCCAGCCCGTATTACTGAAGGCAGGCGTCGAAGGTATCTGGACGCCGGAACTCGTCCCGGAGATGGGGTACTGCGAATACCAGTGCACCCTGTGCGGCAATACATGCCCGACGGGCGCCATCCCGCCGCTTACCGTGGAAAAGAAACGCCTCGTCAGGTTAGGGACGGCAGAGATCGACCGCTCTATATGCATTCCGTGGGCGGAGGGCAAAGAATGCATCGTGTGCGAAGAATTCTGCCCTGTGGCGCAGAAGGCGATCAAACTTAAGAAAGAGCCTTCCGGGGCGAGCGTCGTCAGTAAACCGTATGTCTCCGAGGACCTGTGCGTCGGCTGCGGGATATGCCAGGCCAAGTGTCCGGTGCGTCCCGCGCGCGCCATAAGGGTCTCTCCGAGGAATAGCGACAGGACTTAA
- a CDS encoding DUF362 domain-containing protein, giving the protein MESFLNRKVSRKSFIKIALAFLALLPFAGLLNKETAAAADSAKFNGRPRKGIKGDYDLVIAKGDDPYLLTVKAVEAMGGMERFVRKNSVVVVKPNIGWDRTPEQAANTNPLVVAALVELSFKAGAKKVKVFDVTCNDARRCYANSGIEKAAKEKGADVFFTDDWDTIAARFDYDSPMEKWPMIRDAVECDTFINCPVLKHHGLAGLTLSMKNLMGVCGGNRGLIHRDIGEKLVDLAYFMNPDLNIIDAYRVLLRNGPTGGNLKDVMPARTVIASTDTTLADTYACTIVNTDPLSIPNIAVAAERKFGSIDIEKASRKYIEV; this is encoded by the coding sequence ATGGAATCGTTTCTTAACAGGAAGGTCTCGCGGAAGAGTTTCATAAAAATAGCTCTGGCTTTTCTGGCGCTGTTGCCGTTCGCCGGCCTTTTAAATAAAGAGACGGCCGCCGCCGCGGACAGCGCTAAATTTAACGGCAGGCCCAGGAAGGGCATAAAGGGCGACTATGACCTTGTCATCGCTAAAGGGGATGACCCTTATCTTCTGACGGTGAAGGCCGTAGAGGCTATGGGAGGCATGGAGAGGTTCGTCAGGAAGAACAGCGTAGTGGTCGTCAAACCGAATATAGGCTGGGACCGGACGCCGGAACAGGCCGCGAATACCAATCCCCTGGTCGTCGCCGCGCTCGTGGAGCTCTCTTTTAAGGCGGGCGCGAAGAAGGTGAAAGTCTTCGACGTTACCTGCAACGACGCGAGGCGCTGTTACGCCAATAGCGGCATAGAAAAGGCCGCGAAAGAAAAAGGAGCGGACGTATTCTTTACCGACGACTGGGATACGATCGCGGCGCGTTTCGATTACGACAGCCCGATGGAAAAATGGCCCATGATACGCGACGCGGTGGAATGCGATACATTCATAAACTGTCCGGTATTGAAACATCACGGCCTGGCCGGCCTTACCCTTTCTATGAAGAACCTCATGGGGGTGTGCGGCGGCAACAGGGGGCTCATCCACCGCGATATCGGAGAAAAGCTCGTCGACCTGGCTTACTTCATGAATCCCGACCTGAACATAATAGACGCGTACAGGGTCCTGCTGCGTAACGGCCCAACGGGCGGGAACCTTAAGGATGTGATGCCCGCCAGGACGGTGATCGCCTCTACTGACACAACGCTCGCGGATACGTACGCCTGCACCATAGTGAATACGGACCCGTTGTCGATACCGAATATAGCCGTGGCCGCTGAACGAAAATTCGGCAGTATTGATATAGAGAAGGCGTCCAGGAAATATATCGAGGTATAA
- the tatC gene encoding twin-arginine translocase subunit TatC, which translates to MESKSTVLEHLGELRKRIIISAAAVIIATIASVPFAQPIFAFLKAPASGVIDRLAFFSPEEAFLVYMRVSFSAGFLFSFPVIVHQIWAFAVPAIGDDFKRYAFYFIIFVSASFLAGCLFSYYILLPNALKFLLSIGAEDLVPVISAARYISFVTGMVLACGLVFQMPVLSFFLTRVGIINARILRKNFKYALVVITIVAAVITPTVDIFNMTAMALPMVLLYEVSVWVAWAAEFIGKKRIVYGRA; encoded by the coding sequence ATGGAGAGCAAGTCTACGGTTTTAGAGCATCTCGGCGAACTTAGGAAAAGGATAATAATCTCCGCGGCCGCCGTCATCATCGCGACGATAGCGAGCGTTCCCTTCGCTCAGCCGATATTCGCCTTCCTGAAGGCCCCGGCTTCCGGAGTTATCGACCGCCTCGCGTTCTTCAGCCCCGAAGAGGCTTTCCTCGTCTATATGAGGGTCAGTTTCTCCGCGGGATTTCTGTTCTCTTTTCCCGTGATCGTCCACCAGATATGGGCCTTTGCGGTCCCGGCCATAGGCGACGATTTTAAGAGGTACGCCTTTTACTTCATAATCTTCGTATCAGCCTCTTTTCTGGCAGGCTGTCTCTTCTCGTATTATATCCTCCTTCCGAACGCGCTTAAATTTCTCCTGAGCATAGGCGCCGAAGACCTCGTGCCCGTCATATCGGCTGCCAGGTACATCTCTTTTGTAACGGGTATGGTGCTTGCCTGCGGACTGGTATTCCAAATGCCGGTATTAAGTTTTTTCCTGACGCGCGTAGGGATAATAAACGCCAGGATACTCAGGAAAAATTTCAAGTATGCGCTGGTCGTAATAACAATAGTCGCCGCGGTCATAACACCCACGGTCGACATATTCAATATGACGGCCATGGCTCTCCCGATGGTCCTTCTTTACGAAGTGAGCGTCTGGGTGGCATGGGCCGCGGAATTTATCGGCAAAAAAAGGATCGTCTATGGAAGAGCTTAA
- the tatA gene encoding twin-arginine translocase TatA/TatE family subunit encodes MRIFGIGMQELLVILLICLLIFGASKLPEVGRALGQTIKEFKKSLKDGASDDQQQDKK; translated from the coding sequence ATGAGGATATTCGGAATAGGGATGCAGGAACTGCTGGTGATATTATTGATATGCCTTCTGATATTCGGAGCCAGCAAATTACCGGAGGTAGGCAGGGCGCTGGGACAAACGATAAAAGAGTTCAAGAAGTCGCTCAAGGACGGCGCGTCCGACGATCAACAGCAGGATAAAAAGTAA